A stretch of the Nitratifractor salsuginis DSM 16511 genome encodes the following:
- a CDS encoding putative bifunctional diguanylate cyclase/phosphodiesterase has protein sequence MQKGMIDPREFEELWRLTEEVGEIGYWKWDIRNDTTYWSPRKRTIYGLGEKEKGSFELFLSVLDEQTRRLVEEEISRVLSGEKKYYDLQHEIHLRDGRTVWVHEKGYLLYDSEEKPIKLIGVVLDITKRKQVEQDLLQEKNRSAFLENFDPLTRLPNRHALHLRLTREIGEGESFVLLFVNVENFGTINNLFGHHFGDAILVRLAKQLEELAGSTNVYRYGADEFVLLIPRLQETGGLFERLRQQLFDLPMQIEGQTVTLRFNVGVIHYPEDTRDISTLISGASTALAHAKSLSGSQIVRYHPHMQKQISLTYYGVDSLQRAIKQKALKPYYQPIFDTESSKIVAVEALARWIGPEGKPVALPGEFLPLAKQQGLIHQIDHLIMEQALEDLQKWKAKGLTPRLAVNVYLEDFGQAAFSPLFKRYQELLPQLILEISEEEFLACSRDDREQLDLLRDLGIRISIDDFGTGYSSLRYLHSLPIDEIKIDRSFVENLPEDPQNGDLVRVIKKITEIYALDCVVEGVEREEQSRFLTSIGLPIQQGFLFARPMDASSCLELLESQG, from the coding sequence ATGCAAAAGGGGATGATAGACCCGCGGGAATTCGAAGAGCTCTGGAGATTGACGGAAGAGGTCGGTGAAATCGGTTACTGGAAATGGGATATCCGCAACGACACAACCTACTGGAGCCCCCGCAAACGTACGATCTACGGCTTGGGAGAAAAGGAAAAGGGAAGTTTCGAACTCTTTCTCTCTGTTCTCGACGAGCAGACCCGGCGTCTGGTCGAAGAGGAGATTTCCCGGGTCCTCAGCGGCGAAAAAAAATATTACGATCTTCAGCACGAAATTCATCTACGTGACGGACGTACCGTCTGGGTCCACGAAAAAGGCTACCTCCTCTACGACAGCGAAGAAAAACCGATCAAACTCATCGGAGTCGTGCTGGATATCACCAAAAGAAAGCAGGTGGAGCAGGATCTTCTTCAGGAAAAGAACCGGAGCGCTTTTTTAGAAAATTTCGATCCCCTGACACGACTTCCCAACCGTCACGCACTCCATCTCCGTTTAACTCGGGAGATCGGAGAGGGTGAATCCTTTGTATTGCTTTTCGTCAATGTCGAAAATTTCGGTACGATCAACAACCTCTTCGGACACCATTTCGGAGATGCAATCCTTGTCCGTCTCGCCAAACAGCTCGAAGAGTTGGCGGGCTCAACTAATGTCTACCGCTACGGTGCCGATGAATTTGTCCTCCTCATTCCCCGACTACAGGAGACCGGAGGGTTGTTCGAGCGGCTGAGACAACAGCTCTTCGATCTGCCGATGCAGATCGAGGGTCAAACAGTTACTTTACGTTTCAACGTAGGGGTGATCCATTATCCTGAAGACACCCGGGATATCAGCACACTGATCAGCGGTGCCAGTACAGCACTGGCCCACGCCAAATCTCTCTCCGGCAGCCAAATCGTCCGCTACCATCCCCATATGCAGAAACAAATCTCTCTGACCTATTATGGAGTCGATTCGCTGCAGCGGGCCATCAAACAAAAGGCTTTAAAACCCTATTACCAGCCGATTTTCGATACCGAAAGTTCCAAGATTGTGGCGGTAGAAGCGCTGGCGCGTTGGATAGGACCGGAAGGGAAACCTGTCGCTCTCCCGGGAGAATTTCTGCCGCTCGCGAAGCAGCAAGGACTCATCCACCAAATCGACCATCTGATTATGGAACAAGCACTAGAGGATCTTCAAAAGTGGAAAGCCAAAGGTTTGACCCCCCGGCTTGCCGTCAATGTCTATTTAGAGGATTTCGGACAGGCGGCTTTTTCTCCACTTTTTAAGCGCTATCAGGAGTTGCTTCCCCAACTGATTCTTGAGATCTCCGAAGAAGAATTTTTGGCCTGTTCCCGGGATGATCGGGAGCAGCTCGACCTGTTGCGTGATCTGGGAATCCGTATCTCCATTGACGACTTCGGAACCGGATACTCTTCTCTGCGTTATCTCCATTCTCTCCCCATCGATGAGATCAAGATCGACCGCAGTTTCGTGGAAAACCTGCCGGAAGACCCTCAAAACGGTGATCTGGTCCGCGTCATCAAAAAAATCACGGAGATCTATGCTTTGGATTGTGTCGTCGAGGGAGTGGAGCGGGAGGAACAATCCCGCTTCCTCACCTCCATCGGCCTGCCGATCCAGCAGGGCTTTCTCTTCGCCCGTCCTATGGACGCCTCGAGCTGTCTTGAGCTTCTGGAGTCTCAGGGCTGA
- a CDS encoding DNA polymerase III subunit gamma/tau, whose translation MALALARKYRPRSFADLVGQETVSQTLAQALDGDRLSHAYLFSGLRGSGKTSTARIFAKALLCEKGPTSQPCEECPHCIMANEYRHMDIIEMDAASNRGIDDIKELIEHTKYKPGSGRFKIFIIDEVHMLTTQAFNALLKTLEEPPEFVKFILATTDPLKLPATILSRTQHFRFKKIPPRLVKSHLEHILHLEGIDYEPEALEIIARSGAGSLRDSLTLLDQAIVYAKGKVDLPTVTEMLGIIDPAKLDDLLDRILNKDEAGILAFIHESSEYETEMIIDELTLHLKDLLFAKDPRFPPLILDRFFRILAEAKELLFLGSDGEFVLSLTLFKMMEALSIKEIDEMIRTLQKELSGVQSTPAPTTSAPTTAAAAESRKQPAPAAESPASQSTLPQASAEATPPKSAPAEEPRPAETPSPATEAPAAPASGTAPDAGALKFKALLEKLYDRDYDLGETFERCIRYQSFDGASLTWESTAQGADKKRLVTYWGIIRMFVQEIFGLDVKILNIAKEADKAPEEDKKKVKTPAAEERPAAVIKEEPPASGPEQEECALPDNAQTASTLEAVELPSSCMNPDTGSSEASKEIDPKELLKEPMVKEAIALFDPKRVRIKRKS comes from the coding sequence GTGGCATTGGCACTCGCACGCAAATACCGTCCCCGCTCCTTCGCCGACCTGGTGGGCCAGGAGACCGTCAGCCAGACCCTCGCCCAGGCCCTCGACGGGGACCGGCTCTCCCACGCCTACCTCTTTTCGGGCCTGCGGGGCAGCGGGAAGACCTCCACCGCCCGGATCTTCGCCAAGGCGCTTCTGTGTGAAAAAGGGCCCACGTCCCAGCCCTGCGAAGAGTGCCCCCACTGCATTATGGCCAACGAATACCGCCATATGGACATCATCGAGATGGACGCCGCCTCCAACCGGGGGATCGACGACATCAAAGAGCTGATTGAGCACACCAAATACAAGCCCGGCAGCGGCCGCTTCAAAATCTTCATCATCGACGAAGTCCATATGCTCACCACCCAAGCCTTCAACGCCCTGCTCAAGACCCTCGAAGAGCCCCCCGAGTTCGTCAAATTCATCCTGGCCACCACCGACCCCCTCAAGCTCCCCGCGACGATCCTCTCCCGCACCCAGCACTTCCGCTTCAAAAAGATCCCGCCCCGGCTGGTCAAAAGCCATCTGGAGCACATCCTCCACCTGGAGGGGATCGACTATGAGCCCGAAGCTCTGGAGATCATCGCCCGCAGCGGGGCGGGGAGCCTGCGGGATTCCCTGACCCTCCTGGATCAGGCCATCGTCTACGCCAAGGGGAAAGTGGACCTACCCACCGTCACCGAGATGCTGGGGATCATCGATCCGGCCAAGCTCGACGATCTCCTCGACCGGATCCTCAACAAAGACGAAGCGGGAATCCTCGCCTTTATCCACGAGAGCAGCGAATACGAGACCGAAATGATCATCGATGAGCTGACCCTGCATCTCAAGGACCTTCTCTTCGCCAAAGACCCCCGCTTCCCGCCCCTGATCCTGGATCGCTTTTTCCGGATTTTGGCGGAAGCCAAAGAACTGCTCTTCCTGGGAAGCGACGGGGAGTTCGTCCTCTCTCTGACCCTCTTCAAAATGATGGAAGCCCTCTCCATCAAAGAGATCGATGAGATGATCCGCACCCTGCAAAAGGAGCTCTCGGGAGTGCAGAGTACCCCGGCTCCTACGACGTCTGCCCCGACCACAGCAGCTGCAGCCGAATCGCGCAAGCAGCCCGCTCCGGCCGCCGAGAGCCCGGCTTCGCAAAGCACCCTGCCCCAGGCTTCCGCCGAAGCAACTCCTCCGAAGAGCGCCCCGGCCGAAGAACCCCGACCCGCTGAAACGCCAAGTCCCGCTACCGAAGCACCCGCCGCACCCGCATCCGGAACCGCGCCCGACGCGGGAGCCCTCAAATTCAAAGCCCTGCTGGAAAAACTCTACGACCGGGATTACGATCTGGGAGAGACCTTCGAGCGCTGCATCCGCTACCAAAGCTTCGACGGCGCCTCCCTCACCTGGGAATCGACCGCCCAGGGAGCGGACAAGAAGCGCCTGGTGACCTACTGGGGGATCATCCGAATGTTTGTCCAGGAGATCTTCGGTCTGGATGTGAAGATCCTCAATATCGCCAAAGAAGCGGACAAAGCCCCCGAAGAGGATAAAAAAAAAGTGAAAACTCCGGCGGCTGAGGAGCGCCCCGCCGCCGTCATCAAGGAAGAGCCTCCTGCTTCCGGGCCGGAACAGGAGGAGTGCGCCCTCCCCGACAATGCCCAAACCGCCAGCACCCTCGAAGCGGTAGAACTCCCCTCCAGCTGTATGAACCCAGATACCGGCAGCAGCGAAGCCTCCAAAGAAATAGACCCCAAAGAGCTCCTCAAAGAGCCGATGGTCAAAGAGGCGATCGCTCTTTTTGATCCCAAGAGAGTGAGGATCAAGCGGAAGAGTTAG
- the lptE gene encoding LPS assembly lipoprotein LptE, which translates to MKNFGYFSRGRRNFLSPLLLTVLLLSFAGCGYKPVAQYGREQIPDPVYVDVRLSGMEPQNGVFLKEEIMRILRTHFQERVVSDKSAAVSRLIVPGYKIDYSPLAYDTHGYVIRYRVTVDIDFILRTPKGELRKHIGGTEDVNIQPGSLTSATAREYAIRTAIRKAMDNFIAYVTQKGYGK; encoded by the coding sequence ATGAAAAACTTTGGATATTTTTCAAGAGGGCGAAGGAATTTCCTCTCCCCGCTCCTTCTGACGGTGCTGCTGCTCTCTTTTGCCGGATGCGGCTACAAACCTGTGGCCCAATACGGCAGGGAACAGATTCCCGATCCGGTCTATGTGGATGTGCGTCTCTCCGGGATGGAGCCCCAAAACGGCGTCTTCCTCAAAGAGGAGATCATGCGCATCCTGCGGACCCACTTCCAGGAGAGGGTGGTTTCGGACAAGTCTGCCGCCGTCAGCCGACTGATCGTCCCCGGCTACAAGATCGACTATTCGCCTCTGGCCTACGATACCCACGGCTATGTGATCCGCTACCGGGTCACGGTGGATATCGATTTCATTCTCCGTACTCCCAAGGGTGAACTCCGCAAACATATCGGCGGAACCGAAGATGTCAATATCCAGCCCGGATCCCTCACCAGCGCCACGGCGAGAGAGTACGCCATCCGCACCGCCATCCGCAAAGCGATGGACAACTTCATCGCCTACGTGACCCAAAAGGGGTACGGGAAGTGA
- a CDS encoding bifunctional folylpolyglutamate synthase/dihydrofolate synthase, whose amino-acid sequence MTPAFFDFLEQKPLYYKEIDTQRIHNAYALLKDQIAHPPAVHIVGTNGKGSTGRMIAYLASQGMRNEELGIRNRIEKDPKFSIGHYTSPHILRFNERIWIDGAEVSDEQLEEGHRRLYEILGPQMSEELSYFEYTTLLALLLFEHCDLIVLEAGLGGEFDATNVVENKRLSVVTPIGLDHQAFLGDDIESIARTKCKSFTPGSRALLAPQPYPEVPKVARQVAQERGVELHMVKDFGFWILDSGLGENTEKKWAEMLNEVGKEKGWPDFLLQNALTALKALELLGIEADPEALRDLELFGRFYPLRENIRIDVGHNPLAARVIAQALEPETVLIYNSLDDKDYWEVLSTLKPKIKRVELIPIESQRAATLGLIEEALEELEIPWNCYDGLLFSHEKYLVFGSFYTVEAFLRSMEAD is encoded by the coding sequence GTGACCCCCGCCTTTTTCGACTTTCTCGAGCAAAAACCCCTCTACTACAAAGAGATCGACACCCAACGCATCCACAACGCCTACGCCCTGCTCAAAGACCAGATCGCCCATCCCCCCGCTGTGCATATCGTAGGAACAAACGGCAAGGGAAGCACGGGGAGGATGATCGCGTACCTTGCTTCGCAAGGAATGAGGAATGAGGAATTAGGAATTAGGAACCGAATAGAAAAAGATCCAAAATTCTCTATCGGCCATTACACTTCCCCTCACATTCTCCGCTTCAACGAGCGGATTTGGATCGACGGGGCGGAGGTCTCCGATGAGCAGCTGGAGGAGGGGCACCGCCGGCTCTATGAGATTTTGGGTCCTCAGATGAGCGAAGAGTTGAGCTATTTTGAATACACCACTCTGCTGGCCCTGCTGCTTTTTGAGCATTGTGACCTGATCGTTTTGGAGGCGGGTCTGGGCGGGGAGTTCGACGCTACCAATGTGGTGGAGAACAAGCGGCTCAGCGTCGTGACTCCCATCGGCTTGGATCACCAGGCCTTTTTAGGAGACGACATCGAATCGATCGCCCGGACCAAGTGCAAGAGTTTCACTCCCGGAAGCCGGGCGCTTTTGGCTCCCCAGCCCTATCCCGAAGTTCCCAAAGTCGCCCGGCAGGTGGCCCAGGAGAGGGGCGTGGAACTTCATATGGTGAAAGATTTTGGATTTTGGATTTTGGATTCCGGATTAGGGGAGAACACAGAGAAAAAATGGGCAGAGATGCTCAATGAAGTAGGAAAAGAGAAAGGGTGGCCTGACTTTTTGCTTCAAAACGCTCTGACGGCTCTGAAGGCGCTGGAGCTTCTGGGGATCGAGGCCGATCCGGAGGCGCTTAGGGATTTGGAACTCTTCGGGCGCTTCTATCCTCTGCGGGAGAATATCCGTATCGACGTGGGCCACAACCCTCTGGCGGCCCGGGTCATCGCCCAGGCGCTGGAGCCCGAAACGGTGCTGATCTACAATTCCCTGGATGACAAGGATTACTGGGAAGTTCTCTCCACCCTCAAGCCCAAGATCAAGCGGGTGGAGCTGATCCCCATCGAGAGCCAGCGGGCAGCGACTTTGGGGCTGATCGAAGAGGCCCTGGAGGAGCTGGAGATCCCCTGGAACTGTTACGACGGCCTGCTTTTTAGCCACGAAAAGTACCTGGTCTTCGGCTCCTTTTATACGGTCGAAGCCTTTTTGCGTTCTATGGAAGCGGATTAG
- the leuS gene encoding leucine--tRNA ligase: protein MNYDPKSIESKWQQKWEAERAFEPSEDQSLPKKYILSMFPYPSGRIHMGHVRNYAIGDALARYWRKQGVNVLHPIGWDAFGMPAENAAIKHKRHPKEWTYDNIAYMRKELGALGLSFSKEREFATCDPLYTRWEQEFIIRMFEGGLLYRESTTVNWCETCHTVLANEQVEEGCCWRCDNPVVQREMPGYYIDIVRYAQELLDDLEQLEGKWPAQVLTMQRNWIGRSQGLEFRFELNDASKAKLNGCFDGYEVFTTRPDTIFGVTYSALAPEHPIVRHLIEHKLLDDEVIERIEAIINMSERERAQAEKEGYPLGISVIHPLTGEDIPVWTANFVLASYGGGAVMAVPAHDERDYEFATKYGLPIKRVIEGGELPYTGDGELVDSGVFTGKPNREAMKEIVAFFESEGLGTSQINYKLRNWGISRQRYWGAPIPLIHCPTCGLVPEKIENLPVTLPDDVEITGEGNPLESHPTWKHCTCPQCGGKATRETDTMDTFIQSSWYQFRYATDPKKWNETGIDKEDSAYWMPVDQYIGGIEHAILHLLYARFFTKALRDLGYHDIDEPFSRLLTQGMVLKDGAKMSKSKGNTVDPDAIVERYGADTARLFILFAAPPQKELEWKDSGVEGAYRFLKKLYSRKEKVSHRSLPEIDHDALAPEAKEARAKVYEALRKSGDVYEKTFAFNTLIAATMEALNALDKQSDPAVWSEGMYILLHLLEPIVPHIASELSEELFGRENLRRSIPLKEEVFVTESITYAVSINGKRRTEVAVPAGAEKEEILALAKEAGAKWLEGMQIVKEIVVPNKLVNFVVKPA, encoded by the coding sequence GTGAACTACGATCCCAAATCGATCGAAAGCAAGTGGCAGCAGAAGTGGGAAGCGGAGCGGGCCTTCGAGCCCTCCGAGGACCAGAGCCTGCCCAAAAAATATATCCTCAGTATGTTCCCTTATCCCAGCGGGCGGATCCATATGGGCCACGTGCGCAACTACGCCATCGGCGACGCCCTGGCCCGCTACTGGCGCAAGCAGGGAGTCAATGTGCTCCATCCCATCGGCTGGGATGCCTTCGGGATGCCCGCCGAGAACGCGGCGATCAAGCACAAACGCCACCCCAAGGAGTGGACCTACGACAACATCGCCTATATGCGCAAGGAACTTGGCGCCCTGGGACTGAGCTTCAGCAAGGAGCGGGAGTTCGCCACCTGTGATCCCCTCTACACTCGCTGGGAGCAGGAGTTTATCATCCGGATGTTCGAAGGGGGGCTCCTCTACCGGGAGAGTACCACCGTCAACTGGTGCGAAACCTGCCACACGGTCCTGGCCAACGAACAGGTCGAAGAGGGGTGCTGCTGGCGCTGCGACAACCCGGTGGTCCAGCGGGAGATGCCCGGCTACTATATCGATATCGTCCGCTACGCTCAGGAACTGCTGGACGATCTGGAGCAGCTGGAGGGCAAGTGGCCCGCCCAGGTGCTGACGATGCAGCGCAACTGGATCGGGCGCAGCCAGGGGCTGGAGTTCCGCTTCGAGCTGAACGATGCGAGCAAAGCCAAGCTCAACGGTTGTTTCGACGGCTATGAAGTCTTCACCACTCGCCCCGACACCATCTTCGGTGTCACCTATTCGGCTCTGGCTCCCGAGCATCCCATCGTCCGGCATCTCATCGAGCACAAGCTCCTCGACGATGAGGTGATCGAGCGCATCGAAGCGATCATCAATATGAGCGAGCGGGAGCGGGCCCAGGCGGAGAAGGAGGGCTACCCTCTGGGGATCAGCGTCATCCATCCCCTCACCGGCGAAGATATCCCCGTCTGGACGGCCAACTTCGTCCTGGCCAGCTACGGCGGCGGGGCGGTGATGGCGGTCCCGGCCCACGACGAACGGGATTACGAATTCGCCACCAAATACGGCTTGCCCATCAAGCGGGTCATCGAGGGGGGCGAGCTTCCCTATACCGGCGACGGGGAGCTCGTCGACAGCGGCGTCTTCACCGGCAAGCCCAACCGGGAAGCGATGAAGGAGATCGTCGCCTTCTTCGAGAGCGAAGGGTTGGGGACAAGCCAGATCAACTACAAACTGCGCAACTGGGGAATCAGCCGTCAGCGCTACTGGGGCGCCCCCATCCCATTGATCCACTGCCCCACCTGCGGCCTGGTGCCCGAGAAGATCGAGAACCTCCCCGTGACCCTGCCCGATGATGTGGAGATCACCGGCGAAGGCAACCCCCTGGAAAGCCACCCGACCTGGAAACACTGCACCTGCCCCCAGTGCGGCGGCAAAGCGACCCGGGAGACCGATACGATGGATACCTTCATCCAGAGCTCCTGGTATCAGTTCCGCTATGCTACCGATCCCAAAAAATGGAACGAAACGGGGATCGACAAGGAAGACAGCGCCTACTGGATGCCGGTGGATCAATACATCGGCGGGATCGAGCACGCCATTTTGCACCTGCTCTACGCCCGCTTCTTCACCAAAGCGCTGCGGGACTTGGGCTATCACGATATCGACGAGCCCTTCAGCCGGCTTTTGACCCAGGGGATGGTGCTCAAAGACGGGGCCAAGATGTCCAAGTCCAAGGGCAACACCGTCGATCCCGACGCCATCGTGGAGCGCTACGGTGCCGATACCGCCCGGCTCTTCATCCTCTTTGCCGCGCCGCCCCAGAAGGAGCTGGAGTGGAAAGACAGCGGTGTGGAGGGGGCCTACCGCTTCCTTAAAAAGCTCTACAGCCGCAAAGAGAAAGTCAGCCACCGCAGTCTCCCCGAGATCGACCACGATGCCCTGGCCCCCGAAGCCAAGGAGGCCCGCGCCAAGGTCTACGAAGCCCTGCGCAAGAGTGGGGATGTCTATGAAAAGACCTTTGCCTTCAATACCCTCATCGCCGCGACGATGGAAGCCCTCAACGCCCTGGACAAGCAGAGCGACCCCGCGGTTTGGAGCGAGGGGATGTATATCCTGCTTCACCTCCTGGAGCCCATCGTGCCTCACATCGCCAGCGAATTGAGCGAAGAGCTCTTCGGCCGGGAGAATCTGCGCCGCAGCATCCCCCTCAAAGAGGAGGTCTTCGTCACCGAGAGCATCACCTACGCCGTGAGCATCAATGGCAAGCGCCGCACCGAAGTGGCCGTCCCCGCCGGCGCGGAGAAAGAGGAGATCCTGGCCCTGGCCAAAGAGGCGGGTGCGAAATGGCTGGAGGGGATGCAGATCGTCAAAGAGATCGTGGTGCCGAACAAACTGGTCAACTTCGTCGTCAAACCGGCCTAA
- the ypfJ gene encoding KPN_02809 family neutral zinc metallopeptidase yields the protein MRLDDIEESRNVEDRRNSSGGGGRLSAGTLMMLWPLIRMLLRTKIGWAILGIGALAYLAGFNPLSLLGGGSQGVSSRTSTAQEQQLAVRMKKVLRSTEQVWSSILGKYGRRYDPPTLVLYRGATRSGCGYAQAQMGPFYCPRDKKIYLDLNFFDELKRQLGAPGDFAQAYVLAHEVGHAVQDQLGLLDKVHRLQQQALRRGDKTRANHLQIPVELQADCYAGVWGHYAQSHLEPGDIEEAMNAASRIGDDTLQKRSQGYVVPDSFTHGSSRQRMEWFMRGFKSGDIRACDTFRQP from the coding sequence GTGAGACTGGATGATATAGAAGAGAGCAGAAACGTAGAGGACCGCCGAAACAGCAGCGGCGGAGGGGGGCGGCTGTCGGCAGGGACTCTGATGATGCTCTGGCCGCTGATCAGGATGCTGCTACGGACCAAGATCGGCTGGGCGATCCTGGGGATCGGCGCCCTCGCCTACCTGGCGGGATTCAACCCCCTCAGCCTCCTGGGAGGAGGGAGTCAAGGGGTCAGCTCAAGAACATCTACAGCTCAGGAACAGCAGCTGGCGGTGCGGATGAAGAAGGTCCTGCGTTCGACCGAACAGGTCTGGTCTTCGATCCTGGGGAAGTATGGGCGACGCTACGATCCGCCGACCCTGGTGCTCTACCGCGGGGCCACCCGAAGCGGCTGCGGCTATGCCCAGGCCCAGATGGGCCCCTTTTATTGTCCGAGGGATAAAAAGATCTATCTGGATTTGAACTTTTTCGATGAGTTGAAGCGCCAACTGGGGGCTCCCGGGGATTTCGCCCAAGCCTATGTGCTGGCCCACGAAGTCGGCCACGCCGTGCAGGATCAGTTGGGACTCCTGGACAAGGTTCACCGGCTCCAGCAGCAAGCGCTTCGGCGGGGTGATAAGACCCGGGCCAACCATCTGCAGATCCCCGTGGAGCTCCAGGCCGATTGTTACGCCGGGGTCTGGGGCCACTATGCCCAGAGCCATCTGGAACCCGGAGATATCGAAGAGGCGATGAACGCCGCATCCCGGATCGGCGACGACACTCTGCAGAAACGCTCCCAGGGTTATGTGGTCCCCGACAGCTTCACTCACGGCAGCTCTCGTCAGAGGATGGAGTGGTTTATGCGGGGCTTCAAAAGCGGTGATATCCGAGCCTGCGACACCTTTCGTCAGCCCTGA